ccccatctctccttcCTTCCATCTCTCCCACCTGCCATTCTCCCTCCCAccgtctcccctccctccttccttcctcttCCATCTctacctccctccatctctcccttcccctccctccatctctccatccctccatctccttccaacccaccttccctccctcctctccctctctccactctccctccctctgctctccctccctctgttttctgtccctctgctctccctccctccactctccctccatctctccctccctctgctctccctcagctctccatcccACCCTCCATCTCTCCCTGCCTCCTTCTCATCCTCCATCCACTCTCCCTTCCTCTGTCACTCCTGCCCTCCTgtcatgccctccctccctccctccatctctccctacCACTCTCCCTTCCTCCACTCTCCattgctctgtctctccctccttccctgtctctcccttccctctccctccatcttttCCTTGCTccgtctctccctcccaccctccatctctCCTCACTGCACTATCCTTCCATtcgctctccatccctccctccttctctccattcctccactctccctccctctgatcTCGCTCCTCAGTCTGtccctccctccactctccctctgctctccatctctccctcacTATGTTCTAGctcctgctctccctccctccactccccctcactcactctccctccatatctccttccctctgctctctatccctcccttcactctccctccctccgttTCTCCCTTCCTCTGCTCTCCATCGTTCCCTCTCCCTCGCTCCATCTCTCCTTTGCttcgcctctccctccctccctttccatccctccatcctccctctgtctccctccttccatccatctctctccctccttcccttcatctctccctccaccctccctccatctttccctccctctgtctctcccttccaccctcctctccatcccaccaCTCTCCTTCCATttgctctccatccctccctccttctctccctccctccactctccctccctccctctgtctctccctctctgctctcccaccctccactctccttccctctgctcactccctccctccatctctcctactctccactctccctccctccatctctcctccctctgttctccatccctctttctctcccttgcactgtccctccctccactttccctccctctctccatcactCCCTggctccctccctcaccctcccactggtctccctccttcccactgtctTTCCCACCGTCCCActgtcctctctctccttccgctctccctccccgtctctccTTCCTTCCATCTCTCCCACCTGCCATTCTCCCTCCCAccgtctcccctccctccttccttcctcttccatctctacctccctccctctccctacccctccctccatctctccatccctccatctccttccaacccaccttccctccctcctctccctctctccactctccctccctgctcttcctccctctgctctccgtccctctgctctccctccctccactctccctccctccctctgtctctccctctctgctctCCCACCCTCCACTCTCCTTCCTTctgctcactccctccctccatctctcctactctccactctccctcattccgctctccctccctccctccattctccctccctcagctctccatcccACCTTCCGTCTCTCCctgcctccttctctccctccctctctctcactccctccatcatgtcctccctccctccttccatctctccccccctctgtctctccccacttactttccctctgtctctccctcactctgtctctccctccctccgctctccttccccgtctctcctcccactgctctccctccctccctctgtctctccctctctccgctctccctccctccactctccttccctctgctctccctccctccatctctccctccccacactcccctccactctccctccctccatctctccctccttccatctctccctctgcattccatccatccctctgtctctccctctcttcactctccctcccttcactctcattcctttcactctccctccctcagtctctccctccccctgcattccatccagccatccctccctccctccgtacTCCCtcactccactctctctcccaccatcACTCCCTtcctccactctccctccctaTGCTCATCCTcccttgctctctccctcccgccactctccttccctctgtctctccctcccttcctctctccatccctcctctctccctccatccaggtctccctccctccctctgtctctttctcccttcctccgctctctctccatctggctctccctccctccctcgatctctccctccctcctcactccctccatctctccctccctccctctgcactccctccctccctttgtctctccctccctctgtctctccctccctccctttgtctctccctcccaccactctccctccctgcctccatctctccatcccctccctgtgctatctctccctccctctctctgatctctccctccctccactctctctccctccctccactctctctccctccctccactctctttccctctgctccctccctctactctctctccctccccctgctctctctccctcccctctctccctccctgtgctctttccctctcttttcctccctctgccctctctctctccccactttccactctctctctctccctccctccgtgctctcctcctctctctccccatctcactccccctcactctcctcccaaacacaccccccccccccgtttaaAGATGGTAGGAAGGCTCGAACTATCGATAGTCACTTGAGTGGCGCGGGCCCGGGAAGTTCAGTGGTCCCAAGCCCTCTGGCCTATACCGCAAACCCTTCCCCCAGCTCCCGGCAGTGGGGAagaccttgtgccactgaatgctcgtCTCAGGATCCTGGACCTTCCCCACCCCACACTGATGGTAGACGATTGAAGAGGCCATGGTCCAGGTGGGTGGAGAGGTCTCTGAAGAGAGAGTGGACTCAGGATCATGGCTGGTCTCCCACCTCGTGGGTGCCCAATGGTGGGCTGGGAAATTTGGCCATTTTTGTGGAAATGTCCATATTGCAAACCATTTAAAAACAATACTATATCTACAAAAAATATTaatagtagtgcatgaaaagtcaggaaGTGTCTTTGATCgctcaggaatctgacggcagtgggGAGGACCCTGTCCTTGTGCCGGGTCAGATCTGTTCAAGTCAACTAGTGAGCGGACCCGATGTGGCTTAAATCTTGCTTATTGAGCCCAGGCTCCctgctgggtgggggtgggggggggggttggccccTTTGCTGGCATGATCCATACCTGGTTCTTCTGGGGGGAGGGGTTACCTGATCAATGTATCCATGCTGGACTGGCCCCCATGTTCTCCGTCCCGTCCTGGTGCCACCTGATTGCACACTCAGTCAATGGTTTGCTGCCggtggggagtgggtggggggaggtggatcTGTCTTGCGGGGCATCTAATATGAACGGATCCAACCCGGCACAAGGACAGAGTCTTCCATgctgccatcagtttcctgaatgattgaagacactgccttacttttcgtgcactactatttatatttttttgtatatttagtATAGTTGTAAGATGGTTCGTAATATGGACGTTTACACCAGGATGCTGCCATGTGAGGCCAGACACGATTCTGACACCGTCTACAATTTCACCTATGGCACCACGATTGTCGGCAGAATcgcagacggcaatgaggaaggggCCAGAAGGGAAGTCAATCGGCTCATGTTGGTGGCAATGAGCTGGCACTCACCATCAGCAGAGGAGGTGATGGGACATTCTGGGAGGGAGTTGGGGGAGGAGAGATACAGGCTGGTCCTCATCAAGGCCGCCATCAAATTCCTGGCGGGGCCGACGTCTCTGAGGATCCATCCTGGGGTCTCCcgatggggtatctgaggagggtcAGTCGGTCACAGGCAGAGGGCATTTGGGAGGGTTGCCTCCCAGCCTGACACGGCGGCACAACTCTGAGGACAAGAAGCAGCACATGAAAATAAGAAGCCTCACCCTTCAAAGACCTCACCAGGCCGCAGCCACTTTGCTCGGTTACCGTCAGAGCGAGGGGCGGAAAACATACAGCAGCCCAAAGATGAGTGCTCAGTGGCGCAAAGACAGAGTCTTCCTTGCGGCTGTCTgattcctgaatggtcaatgaaccaaagacaaagCCTtactatttttaacattttaaatagtATATACTTTATATACTATTAATATCATTGTAAGGTGGTTCATAATATGGATGTTTTCCATGCAaggctgcaaaaaaaaacacaccgaatttcacgacttgtcaatgacaataaatcctaattcCAATTCCGTTTCTCGGAAAACCACAGCCAATAATCAGCCCTACACTGAACCATTTTGTCTTGTCCTGCCCTGCTGACTTGCACACCTGTCCTTATCCCATTGCACCCCTCCACTCCTTGTGCCCAGTCCAAATACTTCTTGAAATTGAACCCCTTTACTTCGTCCCTTCGTCTTTGCTCCATAAACTCGTCCTTATTCCCCCTCAACCCATGTCCCTGTAAtttgtccgggcaacatcccagtaaatcttcaggtatTANNNNNNNNNNNNNNNNNNNNNNNNNNNNNNNNNNNNNNNNNNNNNNNNNNNNNNNNNNNNNNNNNNNNNNNNNNNNNNNNNNNNNNNNNNNNNNNNNNNNNNNNNNNNNNNNNNNNNNNNNNNNNNNNNNNNNNNNNNNNNNNNNNNNNNNNNNNNNNNNNNNNNNNNNNNNNNNNNNNNNNNNNNNNNNNNNNNNNNNNTGAGAatgtgagagagggggtgaggggagagagagagagagagggggtgagggtagagagaggggggaggggaggaagagggggagggagaggaggaagggaggggaggagggggggaggggagggagaggagacgcACAGAGACATTGAATGTGTTAATGAACTCATGAAGCATCAATTCACTTCACCACCTGAATGTGCCCTAAAATATCTCTctcgtttttttttctctccccctctgactctgttcaggtggccaaaataccccaatgtaaagccacatattttgcCCATATGCGGCTTTCGGGAAGCCACTTCAAAGTGCAGGAGGTGCATGCGATGCGacctttgtaaccctcctccgggagggataatcgccagatCACTGAGATCCTCCCTACacatgaatgcagccgcctgaatgcggctgctaaggggatgacaatcagctggcgaacGCCTGACAGCCCCTTTCCCCGCTGcccctctcccccgtccccccacTGCCAATCTCTTTCTCCACAGTCCAGTTTCCGTCCCCTCGCTGATCCCGATATCTCCCCCAcggccccgtgtcggtccccacactgatcccactgctctgccttTGCCGGCCGCTCTCCAGCACCCTGAcacggggtagtgggatcagtgtgggttccaacagggggctgtggggagagagacgggcagtgggatcagggtggggagagCCCGTACCGGCTgccccaaccctgacagcccgaagggacaggagccggagtgcgctccgaGGCGCCACCCGTGCAGCcatccctttcagatggccagcgctgccacctgaaagacaggtctgaatccacttctgcaggcgcattcttggcggaaaattcacctgaagaagccttatatctctctcagtctctctctcccaaccccctctctccatctctctatccccctctcccgccctgtctctccttctctctctcccttcctccctctgtttggccacattgtgagcagttttgggttgcTCGTTTAAGGCAGGACGCGCGCTGATGTCGGGGGACGAGGTCTAACACAGCCTTTTCTGGAACGAAAGGGTTGATCACTCGTAGAGCGTTTGATCCCTGTCCTGGACTCCcttggaattcaggagaacaaacggggaggggggaggggaacctGCCTGAAACATTTCCAACGTGGAAAGACGCGGATTTGGTCGGGAGGAATGTCTCctgcctggggtggggggtgggttctgTGTTATGAGTTCTGGGCGCTGGGTTGAACGCAAGACCGAGATCGACAGGTTCGAGATGAGGCCGGGGAGAAGTCGCGGAGCGGGCTGAGAGGTGAAAAGGAGtaacagggcagactcgatgggcagaaCTACCTCTTTCTGTTCCAATGTCATGcaatctttctctccccctcttcctcccctcactctccccccccccccgttcctcaactctcccactctctctccccctccccaactctccTGCCCCCTCATCTACTCACCGACCACCTGGAGTTGGCAGGTCTGCTGAGCCTGTCCCCTCTGGCCCTTCACGGTGCAGACATACGTCCCCTCGTCCCTGATCGAGATCTTGGCAGCCGCAGGGACACGTCTCCTGGCCGCCGGCTGGCTTCATCTGAGCCCCTCCACGCGGCCAGCCTCCGGCCTGAGCCCCGGTGTCGAACCCTCCACTCGGTCAGGGCCTCGTCGTGGGTCTCGAGGCCGAGGTGGGCGCAGTGGAGGTCAACGTCCTGCCCCAGACGGGCCCGGACCCGGGAGGTCAGTGTGTGCACCAGCAGCTCGACTGTGCAGAGGGGAGGTGGATTGAGAGAGTTTGGGGATGTTCTCGCCCCGGGGCCATCTGCTCCCAacactacccccctcccccacctttctctccccctccaccccctcattccacccccccctctctcaacccctctctcccccacacgccGTACCGTTTAGAGGAACTCTGCGTGGGCCTGTCCCGGGGTCTTCAGGATTCCCGCTGACCTTCAGGACGAGGGTGATTCCGCGGCGCGAGGAGGGGAGAGACAAGGAGGCGAGGAACTCCTTCCCCAGGGCCCCTCTACCCCCATCGAGTGACCCAATCTCACACGACAGGTCCTCTCCCTCGCAGTCGGCGTGGAACCACTCCTCCCGGTCCGGGATCGGGGGGCctggaggcagagagaggggagattGATGGacggagagagagtgggggaaagagagagagagaagggagcaggtggagagagaaaacgaGAGatgaagagagggggaaggagagagaggggcaggggagagagaaaaacgaGAGCTggagagacggggagggagagagcgggtgagagagaggggtggggggggggtcaaagagagagggagcgagggtATTTCCTCACCTTTAACCTGGAACACCAGTTCACTGGTGTCCGTCCCATCCATCCAGGGAATGTTCCAGGGTTCTGACTCCTTGTCAGGACGGTCTCGGAGAATCAGGAGAGACTTCACCCTGGAGAACGATGTCCCCTGCCCCATAGACCCGAGACCCTCCTCAAGGTACCAGCAATTCACCACGAGGTCTGTCTGTGTATCTTCCAGGGGGACGACCCAAAAATCCCCTTGGCTGAGAAGGTGGAAAACGTGTTAGAAAGGTGCCCCgtccccgtcacacactcccggggtggggtcacagagtgaagccccgtcccgtcacccACTCCTGGGGTGGAGACGCAGAGCGAAGAAGCCCCGTCCCCTCATCCACTCCCGGGGTGGGGATACGGAGTGAAGCCCCCCTCTCACCTGTTAGGAGGAAAATGGAGATGAGCCTGCCGTCCATTGCCGGATTTTTTGCTGGGGGAACCAACAAAATCTCTGGTTTCACTTTCAGACAAGACGGAAATCACCTCGCTGCCCTGTTAACCGTTTCATCCCTGCTCTGTGCGGAAGCTCtcccctctgtccctctctctcccactctcctcctttcactcccctctctctgcccctcccctatttctctcgccctctctcccccacgctctgcccctcccatttcctctctCACCCGTCTCTGCCTCTCCCTGTGTCCCCGCTCtctgccgtctctcttcccctccctccccctctccgtgttcccgctctctgctgtctctctccccctccctctcccttcgcCTGACACAGGAACAGATGACAGACACAGAGACCATATCCACCATTTATTCTCTTGCCCCGGTGACCAGACTAGGCCTCAGGCTTCCAGAACTCCTGACCCGATGGGTCAAATCCGGGTTAGACACAGGGACGGGGACAGTTTCGGGACGGAGGGAGTGAGTGGGTAAACTTGGCCTCTGGCCTGCTCCTGGACGTGCCTTCTGCCAATCGGCCCGTCAGCGCCAGTGAAGCCTGCGGCGTAGGCCACGTAGCATGAGGAGGGCTGAGAGGTCGAGGAGGAGCTCGATGATCTCGAGCAGGGAGAGGATGGAAGATCCGAACCAAAGCCCCAACTGACCGCCGAGGGCCGACAGCATCACCACGGCCtgcggaggggaaggagggagacggAGGGTAAGGGGTTTGAGGGTATACGACACACCCCCGTGCCTGTCATAGCCTCCGGTCcctgacacccctccctgtctctgttatcccctccagtccccgacacccctccctgtctctgttaccccctccggtccccgacacccctccctgtctctgttaccccctctggtccctgacacccctccctgtctctgttatcccctccggtccccgacaccccttcCTGTcactgtcaccccctccagtccccgacacccctccctgtctctgttaccccctccggtccccgacacccctccctgtctctgttaccccctctggtccccgacacccctccctgtctctgttaccccctccggtccccgacacccctccctgtctctgttaccccctctggtccccgacacccctccctgtctctgtcaccccctccggaccccgacacccctccctgtctctgtcaccccctccggtccccgacccccctcccggtctctgtcaccccctccggtccccgacacccctccctgtctctgtcacccctccggtccccgacaccccttcCTGTcactgtcaccccctccagtccccgacacccctccctgtctctgttaccccctccggtccccgacacccctccctgtctctgttaccccctctggtccccgacacccctccctgtctctgtcaccccctccggaccccgacacccctccctgtctctgtcaccccctccggtccccgacccccctcccggtctctgtcaccccctccggtccccgacacccctccctgtctctgtcacccctccggtccccgacacccctccctgtctctgtcatcccctccagtccccgacacccctccctgtctctgtcaccccctctggtccccgaccctccctgtctctgtcaccccctccggtccccgacacccctccctgtctctgtcaccccctccggtccccgacacccctccctgtctctgtcgccccctccggtccccgacacccctccctgtctctgtcgccccctccggtccccgacacccctccctgtctctgtcgccccctccggtccccgacacccctccctgtctctgtcgccccctccggtccccgacacccctccctgtctctgtcgccccctccggtccccgacacccctccctgtctctgtcgccCCCTcaggtccccgacacccctccctgtctctgtcgccccctccggtccccgacacccctccctgtctctgtcgccccctccggtccccgacacccctccctgtctctgtcgccccctccggtccccgacacccctccctgtctctgtcgccccctccggtccccgaccctccctgtctctgtcaccccctccggtccccgacacccctccctgtctctgtcaccccctccggtccccgacacccctccctgtctctgtcaccccctccggtccccgacacccctccctgtctctgtcaccccctccggtccccgacacccctccctgtctctgtcaccccctccggtccccgacacccctccctgtctccgtcaccccctccggtccccgacacccctccctgtctctgtcaccccctccggtccccgacacccctccctgtctctgtcaccccctctggtccccgaccctccctgtctctgttaccccctccggtccccgacacccctccctgtctctgtcaccccctctggtccccgacacccctccctgtctctgtaaccccctccggtccctgaccctccatgtctctgttaccccctccggtcccagacacccctccctatctctgttaccccctctggtccccgacacccctctctgtctctgtcgcccccctccggtccccgacacccctccctgtctctgtcaccccctccgttccccgacacccctccctgtctctgtcacccccttcggaccccgacacccctccctgtctctgtcaccccctccggtccccgacccccctcccggtctctgtcaccccctccggtccccgacacccctccctgtctctgtcgtcccctccggtccccgacaccccttcCTGTcactgtcaccccctccagtccccgacacccctccctgtctctgttaccccctccggtccccgacacccctccctgtctctgttaccccctctggtccccgacacccctccctgtctctgtcaccccctccggtccccgacccccctcccggtctctgtcaccccctctggtccccgacacccctccctgtctctgtcacccctccggtccccgacacccctccctgtctctgtcatcccctccagtccccgacacccctccctgtctctgtcaccccctctggtccccgaccctccctgtctctgtcaccccctccggtccccgacacccctccctgtctctgtcaccccctccggtccccgacacccctccctgtctctgtcgccCCCTcaggtccccgacacccctccctgtctctgtcgccccctccggtccccgacacccctccctgtctctgtcgccccctccggtccccgacacccctccctgtctctgtcgccccctccggtccccgacacccctccctgtctctgtcgccccctccggtccccgacacccctccctgtctctgtcgccccctccggtccccgacacccctccctgtctctgtcgccccctccggtccccgaccctccctgtctctgtcaccccctccggtccccgacacccctccctgtctctgtcaccccctccggtccccgacacccctccctgtctctgtcaccccctccggtccccgacacccctccctgtctctgtcaccccctccggtccccgacacccctccctgtctctgtcaccccctccggtccccgacacccctccctgtctccgtcaccccctccggtccccgacacccctccctgtctctgtcaccccctccggtccccgacacccctccctgtctctgtcaccccctctggtccccgaccctccctgtctctgttaccccctccggtccccgacacccctccctgtctctgtcaccccctctggtccccgacacccctccctgtctctgtaaccccctccggtccctgaccctccatgtctctgttaccccctccggtccccgacacccctccctatctctgtcaccccctctggtccccgacacccctctctgtctctgtcgccccctccggtccccgacacccctccctgtctctgtcaccccctccgttccccgacacccctccctgtctctgtcacccccttcggaccccgacacccctccctgtctctgtcaccccctccggtccccgacccccctcccggtctctgtcaccccctccggtccccgacacccctccctgtctctgtcacccctccggtccccgacacccctccctgtctctgtcgtcccctccagtccccgacacccctccctgtctctgttaccccctccggtccccgacatccctccctgtctctgtcaccccctctggtccccgaccctccctgtctctgtcaccccctccggtccccgacac
Above is a genomic segment from Narcine bancroftii isolate sNarBan1 chromosome 2, sNarBan1.hap1, whole genome shotgun sequence containing:
- the LOC138754253 gene encoding tapasin-related protein-like — its product is MGQGTSFSRVKSLLILRDRPDKESEPWNIPWMDGTDTSELVFQVKGPPIPDREEWFHADCEGEDLSCEIGSLDGGRGALGKEFLASLSLPSSRRGITLVLKVSGNPEDPGTGPRRVPLNVELLVHTLTSRVRARLGQDVDLHCAHLGLETHDEALTEWRVRHRGSGRRLAAWRGSDEASRRPGDVSLRLPRSRSGTRGRMSAP